A single window of Drosophila suzukii chromosome 3, CBGP_Dsuzu_IsoJpt1.0, whole genome shotgun sequence DNA harbors:
- the LOC108016061 gene encoding HEAT repeat-containing protein 3 encodes MGKVRKVKTRTPSGVETSADLMHALDAEAAGEAEACGPIEAICVHLQRPDVEDKLNGLHSFAVLALRKEKVREICGSELARIAAPLLCDKEGAIRNAAAGAFRNLSVFGTEVCDFLVENDILTALLALIRGYDLTKNGFENELHADTYLQAIHLLRNLCESSPTATEAFNQANFLPILLLGFDYRKFGLEVAISVAQLVLVVSENNSSSWNVLASSTILQELLGVPAESHAQLYLNALAAGILCNVPACSAAHTREILNSLDKLLSIDPHAQVLSCKNEIQNAKSKDEAPVLEISMETEEMTESQSANQSKPNQCDADVALKNLEHLLDAQRLVAEIITNLGSSDDQSNWDSDSNQSETESVADYEMEDEATDSGTGGLPVNFLETIKQNKVIEKLWQKAQPLDPALEKLVSQQESIKEKVSKMRVSYLICLQNLCNVLPAEDLGGYSDIYNMWMNLGQQAFKGTEDLTVMEAITSLMRSSLSLLKARKDLFGQMTENDLNMIIEGARKCADLNIRVNWNRMLGTLGSLLSEPLVKVITLYILTWCAEEDDLWALSEGLDALMDIFAVEDWPQIIAELEMCDRVQSLEVLFKSKLRQQRRELKERRATIYTVKTNFARFVSYLNKNCKQ; translated from the coding sequence ATGGGAAAAGTCCGGAAAGTAAAAACGCGGACGCCCTCCGGCGTGGAGACCTCAGCGGATCTTATGCACGCCTTGGACGCGGAAGCGGCGGGCGAGGCCGAGGCCTGCGGGCCCATCGAGGCGATCTGCGTGCACCTGCAGCGGCCGGATGTGGAGGACAAGCTGAACGGACTGCACTCCTTCGCCGTGCTGGCGCTGCGCAAGGAGAAGGTGCGCGAGATTTGCGGCAGCGAGCTGGCCCGGATTGCGGCGCCTCTGCTGTGTGACAAGGAGGGCGCCATCCGGAATGCGGCAGCAGGTGCCTTCCGGAACTTATCGGTGTTTGGCACGGAGGTGTGCGACTTCCTCGTGGAAAACGACATTTTGACCGCTCTTCTGGCACTGATCCGGGGCTATGATCTGACTAAGAATGGCTTCGAAAACGAACTGCATGCGGACACCTACCTGCAGGCCATCCATCTGCTTCGGAATCTTTGCGAGAGCTCGCCCACGGCCACAGAAGCCTTTAACCAAGCCAACTTCCTTCCCATCCTGCTGCTGGGCTTTGACTACCGAAAATTCGGTCTAGAGGTTGCCATTTCAGTGGCCCAACTGGTGCTGGTGGTGTCCGAGAACAACTCCAGTTCATGGAACGTCCTGGCCAGCAGCACCATACTACAAGAACTCCTTGGTGTTCCCGCAGAGAGTCATGCGCAGCTGTACCTCAACGCTTTGGCTGCTGGTATCCTATGCAATGTCCCCGCCTGCTCGGCCGCTCACACACGGGAAATCCTGAACAGCCTGGACAAACTACTCTCCATCGATCCCCACGCCCAGGTTTTGAGTTGCAAAAACGAAATTCAGAATGCCAAATCGAAAGATGAGGCACCAGTGTTGGAGATTTCCATGGAGACGGAGGAGATGACGGAATCCCAGAGCGCTAATCAGTCCAAACCGAATCAATGCGATGCCGATGTAGCACTGAAGAACCTGGAGCACTTGCTAGACGCCCAGCGCCTGGTCGCTGAGATTATCACTAACTTAGGCTCCAGCGATGACCAGAGCAACTGGGATTCAGACAGCAATCAGTCGGAGACTGAGAGCGTGGCCGATTACGAGATGGAGGACGAGGCAACTGACAGTGGAACGGGTGGATTGCCCGTCAATTTCTTGGAGACCATTAAGCAGAACAAAGTGATCGAGAAACTGTGGCAAAAAGCTCAGCCTTTGGATCCTGCTTTGGAGAAGCTTGTTTCTCAGCAAGAAAGCATCAAGGAAAAAGTATCCAAAATGCGTGTGTCCTATTTGATTTGTCTCCAGAACCTATGCAACGTGCTGCCCGCAGAAGATTTGGGAGGCTATAGCGACATTTATAATATGTGGATGAACTTGGGCCAGCAGGCCTTTAAGGGAACCGAAGATTTAACCGTCATGGAGGCCATCACCTCGCTGATGCGCTCGTCGCTTAGTTTACTCAAGGCGCGCAAGGATCTCTTTGGTCAGATGACCGAGAATGACCTTAATATGATAATAGAAGGAGCGAGAAAGTGCGCAGATTTAAATATCCGAGTTAACTGGAACCGAATGCTAGGCACTCTGGGCTCCTTGCTGTCAGAGCCACTGGTTAAGGTAATCACCCTTTATATATTGACTTGGTGTGCCGAGGAGGATGATCTGTGGGCTCTGTCCGAAGGGCTTGATGCGCTAATGGACATTTTCGCCGTGGAGGACTGGCCTCAGATTATCGCGGAGCTGGAGATGTGCGATCGCGTCCAGTCCCTGGAAGTGTTGTTCAAGTCAAAGCTGCGGCAGCAACGCCGCGAGCTGAAGGAGCGACGGGCCACCATCTACACAGTAAAGACGAACTTTGCACGATTCGTTTCCTATTTAAACAAGAACTGTAAACAATAA
- the CRAT gene encoding carnitine O-acetyltransferase isoform X1: MYKYQSTSLERILEKPDGEMKFGGNGKLLWNLTKSSLAQQYQNGIAKRVLPASSYSTAKKISTLEQPNLLKYHVLPLEETLNRFMTTVEPLLTPEELEQQKGITAEFLKNQGRDLQQLLEETGSKEKNWLAHRWLKAAYLQYRDPVTVFVSPGMTFPKQNFKNTNAFLDYTSRVIFGLGEFNDLVHANKIPIVKMGQNELDNSQFGKVFGTCRIPRRGTDEIVYNPSSDYVVVIYKNHFYQLKIYNKEGKLIAAPYLAAQLENIMLKETTVGVPYGILTTDSRDNWAEAYEYLSDSPGNRDALKTIQSALFTVSLDEGTTLKAGEEANELILSLIHGSGSKTNSGNRWMDKTIQLVVNPNGNVGFTYEHSPAEGQPIAMMMDYVVQKMKEDPNFGGSGSEDFAPAQKLQLSSSNKTLEKALTAAQENVDKLADALQMKVLKFDGFGKDFIKKQRLGPDSFVQIALQLAFFKMHSEPPAQYESAHLRIFDGGRTETIRSCSNESLAFSRAMQDSNATDQERAKKLREAVTSHQTYAKLALQGKGVDRHLLGLKLMALENSKPIPEFFKSPGFVKSSHFRMSTSQVATKYDAFMGYGPATDDGYACCYNPRENDIILAISAWRHCPITDHLKFAKILEQSFFEMKNVLEKNPPEPRSKL, translated from the exons ATGTACAAATATCAAAG CACATCGCTTGAGAGAATCCTCGAGAAACCCGACGGCGAGATGAAGTTCGGAGGCAATGGAAAGCTTTTATGGAACCTG ACCAAGAGCTCGCTGGCGCAGCAGTACCAGAATGGGATCGCCAAAAGAGTGCTACCCGCCAGCAGCTACAGCACCGCCAAGAAGATTTCGACCTTGGAGCAGCCAAACCTCCTGAAATACCATGTTCTTCCGCTCGAAGAAACGCTGAACCGCTTTATGACCACCGTGGAACCCTTGCTCACTCCCGAGGAACTGGAGCAGCAAAAGGGGATCACCGCTGAGTTTTTGAAGAATCAGGGACGTGACTTGCAGCAGCTCCTGGAAGAGACCGGCAGCAAGGAGAAGAATTGGTTGGCCCACCGCTGGCTAAAAGCTGCCTACCTGCAATATCGAGATCCGGTCACTGTCTTCGTGAGTCCCGGCATGACCTTCCCCAAACAAAACTTCAAGAACACGAACGCCTTTCTGGACTATACGTCCAGAGTGATCTTCGGATTGGGCGAGTTCAACGACCTGGTGCATGCCAACAAAATCCCCATTGTTAAAATGGGCCAGAACGAACTGGACAACAGTCAGTTTGGCAAGGTATTCGGCACCTGTCGGATACCCAGAAGGGGTACAGACGAGATCGTCTACAATCCGAGCTCAGATTACGTCGTGGTGATCTACAAGAATCACTTCTACCAACTGAAAATATACAACAAGGAGGGAAAGCTCATTGCTGCCCCATATCTAGCTGCTCAACTGGAAAATATAATGCTGAAGGAAACAACCGTGGGAGTTCCCTATGGTATTCTGACCACCGACTCGAGGGACAACTGGGCGGAAGCCTATGAGTACCTGTCAGATTCGCCTGGTAACAGGGACGCCCTTAAGACCATTCAGAGTGCCCTGTTCACTGTCTCGCTGGACGAGGGTACCACCCTAAAGGCAGGTGAAGAGGCCAACGAACTGATTCTTTCGCTGATCCATGGAAGTGGCAGCAAAACGAACAGTGGCAACCGATGGATGGACAAGACTATTCAGTTGGTGGTGAACCCCAATGGAAACGTTGGATTCACCTATGAGCACTCGCCAGCCGAAGGACAGCCCATCGCAATGATGATGGACTATGTGGTGCAAAAGAT GAAGGAAGATCCTAACTTCGGTGGAAGCGGCTCGGAGGACTTTGCTCCCGCACAGAAATTACAACTATCTTCAAGTAACAAAACCCTAGAGAAAGCATTGACTGCCGCTCAAGAAAACGTCGACAAACTTGCCGACGCGCTCCAGATGAAGGTTCTCAAGTTCGACGGGTTTGGAAAGGACTTCATTAAGAAGCAGCGACTGGGGCCAGACAGTTTTGTTCAGATAGCGCTGCAGCTCGCCTTCTTCAA GATGCACTCTGAACCACCTGCACAATATGAGTCCGCACACTTGCGCATCTTCGATGGCGGTCGGACTGAAACTATACGTTCGTGCTCCAACGAATCCTTGGCTTTTTCCCGGGCCATGCAGGACTCCAATGCCACAGACCAGGAGCGGGCTAAAAAGCTTCGTGAGGCAGTAACGTCCCATCAGACGTACGCCAAGCTAGCTCTTCAAGGAAAAGGAGTCGATCGTCACCTACTAGGACTGAAGCTGATGGCTCTGGAGAACAGCAAGCCTATTCCAGAGTTCTTTAAATCTCCAGGCTTTGTAAAGTCGAGTCACTTTCGCATGTCCACCTCACAGGTGGCCACTAAATATGATGCCTTCATGGGCTATGGACCGGCCACTGATGATGGATACGCTTGCTGCTATAATCCTCGTGAAAATGATATTATTTTAGCCATTTCTGCTTGGCGCCATTGCCCGATAACAGATCACTTGAAATTTGCTAAAATCCTAGAGCAGTCATTTTTCGAAATGAAGAATGTTCTAGAAAAGAATCCTCCTGAACCGAGATCCAAGTTGTAG
- the CRAT gene encoding carnitine O-acetyltransferase isoform X2, with protein sequence MKFGGNGKLLWNLTKSSLAQQYQNGIAKRVLPASSYSTAKKISTLEQPNLLKYHVLPLEETLNRFMTTVEPLLTPEELEQQKGITAEFLKNQGRDLQQLLEETGSKEKNWLAHRWLKAAYLQYRDPVTVFVSPGMTFPKQNFKNTNAFLDYTSRVIFGLGEFNDLVHANKIPIVKMGQNELDNSQFGKVFGTCRIPRRGTDEIVYNPSSDYVVVIYKNHFYQLKIYNKEGKLIAAPYLAAQLENIMLKETTVGVPYGILTTDSRDNWAEAYEYLSDSPGNRDALKTIQSALFTVSLDEGTTLKAGEEANELILSLIHGSGSKTNSGNRWMDKTIQLVVNPNGNVGFTYEHSPAEGQPIAMMMDYVVQKMKEDPNFGGSGSEDFAPAQKLQLSSSNKTLEKALTAAQENVDKLADALQMKVLKFDGFGKDFIKKQRLGPDSFVQIALQLAFFKMHSEPPAQYESAHLRIFDGGRTETIRSCSNESLAFSRAMQDSNATDQERAKKLREAVTSHQTYAKLALQGKGVDRHLLGLKLMALENSKPIPEFFKSPGFVKSSHFRMSTSQVATKYDAFMGYGPATDDGYACCYNPRENDIILAISAWRHCPITDHLKFAKILEQSFFEMKNVLEKNPPEPRSKL encoded by the exons ATGAAGTTCGGAGGCAATGGAAAGCTTTTATGGAACCTG ACCAAGAGCTCGCTGGCGCAGCAGTACCAGAATGGGATCGCCAAAAGAGTGCTACCCGCCAGCAGCTACAGCACCGCCAAGAAGATTTCGACCTTGGAGCAGCCAAACCTCCTGAAATACCATGTTCTTCCGCTCGAAGAAACGCTGAACCGCTTTATGACCACCGTGGAACCCTTGCTCACTCCCGAGGAACTGGAGCAGCAAAAGGGGATCACCGCTGAGTTTTTGAAGAATCAGGGACGTGACTTGCAGCAGCTCCTGGAAGAGACCGGCAGCAAGGAGAAGAATTGGTTGGCCCACCGCTGGCTAAAAGCTGCCTACCTGCAATATCGAGATCCGGTCACTGTCTTCGTGAGTCCCGGCATGACCTTCCCCAAACAAAACTTCAAGAACACGAACGCCTTTCTGGACTATACGTCCAGAGTGATCTTCGGATTGGGCGAGTTCAACGACCTGGTGCATGCCAACAAAATCCCCATTGTTAAAATGGGCCAGAACGAACTGGACAACAGTCAGTTTGGCAAGGTATTCGGCACCTGTCGGATACCCAGAAGGGGTACAGACGAGATCGTCTACAATCCGAGCTCAGATTACGTCGTGGTGATCTACAAGAATCACTTCTACCAACTGAAAATATACAACAAGGAGGGAAAGCTCATTGCTGCCCCATATCTAGCTGCTCAACTGGAAAATATAATGCTGAAGGAAACAACCGTGGGAGTTCCCTATGGTATTCTGACCACCGACTCGAGGGACAACTGGGCGGAAGCCTATGAGTACCTGTCAGATTCGCCTGGTAACAGGGACGCCCTTAAGACCATTCAGAGTGCCCTGTTCACTGTCTCGCTGGACGAGGGTACCACCCTAAAGGCAGGTGAAGAGGCCAACGAACTGATTCTTTCGCTGATCCATGGAAGTGGCAGCAAAACGAACAGTGGCAACCGATGGATGGACAAGACTATTCAGTTGGTGGTGAACCCCAATGGAAACGTTGGATTCACCTATGAGCACTCGCCAGCCGAAGGACAGCCCATCGCAATGATGATGGACTATGTGGTGCAAAAGAT GAAGGAAGATCCTAACTTCGGTGGAAGCGGCTCGGAGGACTTTGCTCCCGCACAGAAATTACAACTATCTTCAAGTAACAAAACCCTAGAGAAAGCATTGACTGCCGCTCAAGAAAACGTCGACAAACTTGCCGACGCGCTCCAGATGAAGGTTCTCAAGTTCGACGGGTTTGGAAAGGACTTCATTAAGAAGCAGCGACTGGGGCCAGACAGTTTTGTTCAGATAGCGCTGCAGCTCGCCTTCTTCAA GATGCACTCTGAACCACCTGCACAATATGAGTCCGCACACTTGCGCATCTTCGATGGCGGTCGGACTGAAACTATACGTTCGTGCTCCAACGAATCCTTGGCTTTTTCCCGGGCCATGCAGGACTCCAATGCCACAGACCAGGAGCGGGCTAAAAAGCTTCGTGAGGCAGTAACGTCCCATCAGACGTACGCCAAGCTAGCTCTTCAAGGAAAAGGAGTCGATCGTCACCTACTAGGACTGAAGCTGATGGCTCTGGAGAACAGCAAGCCTATTCCAGAGTTCTTTAAATCTCCAGGCTTTGTAAAGTCGAGTCACTTTCGCATGTCCACCTCACAGGTGGCCACTAAATATGATGCCTTCATGGGCTATGGACCGGCCACTGATGATGGATACGCTTGCTGCTATAATCCTCGTGAAAATGATATTATTTTAGCCATTTCTGCTTGGCGCCATTGCCCGATAACAGATCACTTGAAATTTGCTAAAATCCTAGAGCAGTCATTTTTCGAAATGAAGAATGTTCTAGAAAAGAATCCTCCTGAACCGAGATCCAAGTTGTAG
- the LOC108016023 gene encoding uncharacterized protein: MLAFGTFLFAILAIHLATAQETTTGATKTTTSAAGKEAGTTALGAAENSSTNDTDTVPDYCDPSLCSPGQKHVACNDTIGLHSDCSLDAEVVVIHDRLEKFILRRFNELRDSVAKGGFNGLSPAARMGTLKWDHELAFLAKYNVEDCVLRNDECRNTKTAVHAGQTVGYRAIKGKIPDLEDVLKDITSVWMRENTGTSMLDIMKYKDPHKGPPKYNFIQIVLENAEYVGCAIVQQSHNRWHQTFFTCNFGHAPVVGARVYEGAQVAGKLCKTGVNPKHVHLCSETETYEKVLPAVGNSSNAEVKTRTVRKGDFVMLSSDQIRARDGSEAGTPAPEGGAGAPATQPAEGATTTGAPGAEGAATTAAAAGETPAPAAGAVVTPGSPGAPSKAGTPGPVEGVLEPEPEPLDKDALEKKFERFLELMKLAEKYHGRRQVVVITSNHEVEDDHTKKTGGEGDPHLRTLEQAVYSRMRSRRLKMRSSGIMLRTMSHSAGQNRRSPPRKSSYWAPQWIGIA, from the exons ATGTTGGCCTTTGGGACTTTCCTGTTTGCCATTTTGGCCATTCATTTGGCAACAGCACAGGAAACCACCACAGGGGCGACGAAAACCACGACCAGTGCAGCAGGAAAGGAGGCTGGTACTACAGCCCTGGGAGCAGCGGAAAACAGCTCGACCAACGATACGGATACGGTTCCTGACTACTGTGATCCCTCGTTGTGCAGCCCTGGACAAAAGCATGTGGCATGCAACGACACAATC ggaCTGCATAGCGATTGTTCCCTTGATGCTGAAGTTGTAGTCATACACGATAGGCTGGAAAAATTTATACTACGCCGTTTTAATGAGCTTCGGGATAGCGTGGCCAAGGGTGGATTTAACGGATTAAGCCCGGCTGCTCGCATGGGCACCTTGAAGTGGGATCACGAGCTGGCTTTCCTAGCCAAATACAACGTGGAAGACTGTGTCTTGAGAAACGATGAGTGTCGGAATACGAAGACAGCAGTCCACGCTGGCCAGACTGTGGGTTATCGAGCTATAAAAGGAAAGATACCAGATTTGGAGGACGTCCTCAAGGATATTACATCGGTATGGATGCGGGAGAACACCGGAACTTCGATGTTGGACATTATGAAGTACAAGGATCCGCATAAGGG GCCCCCCAAGTACAACTTTATACAGATCGTGTTGGAGAACGCTGAGTACGTGGGCTGTGCTATCGTTCAGCAGTCCCATAACCGCTGGCATCAGACGTTCTTTACTTGTAACTTTGGCCACGCCCCCGTTGTGGGTGCGAGGGTATACGAAGGCGCCCAGGTGGCCGGAAAACTCTGCAAGACCGGAGTCAACCCCAAACATGTACACCTCTGTTCCGAAACCGAGACCTACGAAAAGGTTCTACCAGCAGTTGGGAACTCGTCAAATGCCGAAGTTAAAACGAGAACAGTGAGGAAAGGGGACTTTGTGATGCTTAGCAGCGATCAAATACGCGCTAGAGATGGATCAGAAGCAGGGACCCCAGCACCTGAAGGAGGAGCAGGCGCTCCGGCAACCCAACCCGCTGAAGGAGCAACCACCACTGGCGCTCCAGGTGCTGAAGGTGCAGCCACTACGGCAGCGGCGGCAGGGGAAACCCCTGCtccagcagcaggagcagtgGTAACACCCGGTTCCCCAGGAGCCCCGTCAAAAGCGGGGACACCGGGTCCTGTTGAAGGTGTATTGGAACCCGAACCAGAACCTCTGGACAAAGACGCGCTGGAGAAGAAATTTGAACGCTTCCTGGAGTTGATGAAGCTTGCTGAGAAGTATCATGGTCGTCGCCAGGTCGTAGTGATAACCAGCAACCACGAGGTGGAGGATGATCACACGAAGAAGACGGGCGGTGAAGGCGACCCCCATTTGAGAACATTGGAGCAAGCTGTCTACAGTAGGATGCGCAGCCGTCGCTTGAAGATGCGAAGCAGCGGAATAATGTTGCGGACCATGAGTCACAGTGCCGGGCAAAACAGACGAAGTCCCCCAAGAAAGAGCTCCTATTGGGCTCCCCAGTGGATCGGTATAGCTTAA
- the LOC108016029 gene encoding PI-actitoxin-Axm2b produces the protein MKLLLVLACVVLYVSLTCAQERCVGRPSNRQNCVGGKHEGRGGGQCRRSAMDEMWYWDQRSRRCIKMKYLGCGGNQNRYCSLRHCQSSCP, from the exons ATGAAGTTGCTTCTGGTTCTGGCCTGCGTTGTCCTTTATGTGTCACTCACATGTGCCCAGGAACGCTGCGTCGGACGTCCTAGTA ACCGCCAGAATTGCGTCGGGGGTAAGCATGAAGGACGTGGAGGTGGCCAATGCCGAAGAAGTGCTATGGACGAAATGTGGTACTGGGACCAGAGATCCAGGAGGTGCATCAAGATGAAATATCTCGGATGTGGCGGCAACCAAAACCGCTACTGCTCCTTGAGGCACTGTCAAAGTTCGTGTCCGTGA
- the LOC108016018 gene encoding uncharacterized protein — MSRNVTLSDEQSRLNARLEAHMVYICPECGKAFRTQAEWRQHLNTKHDYLKKTYSDFNFIQIDERFHECQLCFKWVENAHKTIALLQYHYFMHLEHSETYRCVHCRMAYTRRRALNVHLLDTHMREIEKYENKLRQMKRQQQTKTTTVAGSDSGSPSKGRGRPKGSVNRKQKDLLQKALMDIDLNTELEKSPTQPAAAVATAPAVATKVNTNVSEQNLDRCLNAYEDIVRKEEEKVSKYEDDLDALCQEIFEDGTTTSKGTAVEEQQLAETELPQKNQEVVIIEIDALGKEEVAQLKKDMKSDSVVQAAKRRRLSTTPTRDSDTEMSTNGLIKLVSYLCPNCGKEIASMDGWRAHVFKKHDFEHIIENSFKIMEPGRKAMCLHCREVQPTTNRSLLQKHYFKHLPYRSYLKCTLCDRTKTSTSKILNHIRYNHQEELQRKNKTQLLIKPEPRWSSPSRSGKATKRDEAGSDGEEDGDEENLACEHCNKTFKTKWRHDRHIVGCKRAGVIRTSSPVEGTVEAMLNNLREGHIRMNAIWKAMQREKL; from the exons atgtCGCGGAACGTGACGCTCTCGGATGAGCAGAGCCGGCTGAATGCGCGCCTGGAGGCGCACATGGTATACATATGCCCGGAATGCGGAAAGGCCTTTCGCACGCAGGCCGAGTGGCGTCAGCATCTGAACACG AAACACGACTATCTGAAGAAGACCTACTCGGACTTTAACTTCATCCAGATCGACGAGCGCTTCCACGAGTGCCAGCTGTGCTTCAAGTGGGTGGAGAACGCCCACAAGACTATCGCCCTGCTGCAGTACCACTACTTCATGCACCTGGAGCACAGTGAAACCTACCGCTGCGTACACTGCCGCATGGCGTACACAAGGCGCAGGGCTCTGAATGTCCACCTCTTGGACACGCACATGCGGGAGATCGAGAAGTACGAGAACAAACTGCGTCAGATGAAGCGGCAGCAGCAAACAAAGACCACCACTGTGGCAGGATCTGATTCAGGGAGTCCATCAAAGGGACGCGGCCGCCCCAAAGGATCTGTGAACAGAAAGCAAAAGGATCTGCTGCAGAAGGCTCTCATGGACATCGATCTAAACACGGAGTTGGAGAAATCTCCCACTCAACCAGCGGCAGCAGTAGCAACAGCTCCTGCGGTCGCCACTAAGGTCAATACAAATGTCAGTGAACAGAATCTGGATCGGTGTTTGAATGCCTACGAGGACATCGTGCGCAAGGAGGAGGAAAAGGTGTCCAAGTATGAAGACGATCTGGATGCTCTGTGCCAGGAGATCTTTGAGGATGGCACCACCACCAGCAAAGGAACAGCAGTTgaggagcagcagctggcGGAAACAGAACTGCCACAGAAAAATCAGGAAGTGGTCATCATCGAGATCGACGCCCTCGGCAAGGAGGAGGTGGCCCAGTTGAAGAAAGATATGAAATCGGACTCAGTGGTTCAAGCAGCTAAGCGTCGTCGCCTGTCAACGACGCCTACCCGCGACTCAGATACAGAGATGTCCACCAATGGCCTGATAAAGCTCGTGTCATACTTGTGCCCAAACTGCGGCAAAGAGATCGCCTCGATGGATGGATGGCGCGCGCACGTGTTCAAGAAGCACGACTTCGAGCACATTATCGAGAACAGCTTCAAGATTATGGAGCCGGGGCGCAAGGCCATGTGCCTGCACTGCCGTGAGGTGCAGCCGACGACCAATAGGTCGCTTCTGCAAAAGCACTACTTCAAGCATCTGCCTTACAGATCCTACCTTAAGTGCACACTCTGCGATCGCACCAAGACCAGCACCTCGAAGATTCTCAACCACATCCGCTACAACCACCAGGAGGAGCTGCAGCGTAAGAACAAGACGCAATTGCTCATAAAACCGGAGCCCAGATGGTCCAGTCCCAGTAGGTCCGGTAAAGCAACCAAGCGGGATGAAGCTGGTTCCGATGGCGAGGAGGATGGAGACGAGGAAAATCTTGCTTGCGAGCACTGTAATAAAACATTCAAAACCAAATGGCGCCACGATCGCCATATAGTCGGATGCAAAAGAGCTGGGGTTATCCGGACATCATCGCCAGTCGAAGGCACCGTCGAAGCCATGCTGAATAATCTGCGAGAGGGGCACATTCGAATGAACGCTATCTGGAAAGCGATGCAACGTGAAAAGCTTTAG